The following is a genomic window from Chlorocebus sabaeus isolate Y175 chromosome 24, mChlSab1.0.hap1, whole genome shotgun sequence.
CTTGAATAAAATAGCTACTGATAATGCTAAGATCTTAAAATTTTGCACTATGAAATACTGACTCATCTGGAATCTAAACACAGCAGATTGTGCTTTGGTTGTTTATACTCAATACAGTCTCTGATGAACACAGAGTAGTTATATAAAAGCTGAAATtcctttaatattaaatataggaAATGAGATCACAAAACTCTTATAATACACATAATTTTAAGGTCCACAAATGTCACTGTCATCATAAGAAAAACTCAATATTGTAACTTTATAATTCATTTCacctttttccctttaaaaaaatgttgaccATCACATCAGTGAAATTGTTTCTCCTGAACAGAGAGACCTGGGTTAATAGATCCACACTACTTAGAGCCTCTGGGTCCCACGATGGAACAGACCCTAGTTTCACACCCAGCCACTTCCTAATTTAGTTTAGCTACCTAGTGCCCAATTCTGCGGACTTCTGTTAAACCCAAGGCTCTGAGCCAAACCTGATTTCAAGTTCTTCGTATAGTTTAGGCGTGGACTTTGGAGCCAGACAACCTGAACTTAAAATGCAGCTGTGTTTCATCAGGCAAACTCCCTAAatgctctgagcctcagtttcttcatttacatAATTGGGATAATTCCAGCCTTGTAGAGCTATGATGAAATGAGGTTATACATGTGTTATGCTTTTGACTTATTATCCATAATATAATAAATCCTCAATATGGCAATTCTTTGTTACACCTCTGAAATATCCCCAATAATTCAAGTAAGGATGCAATGCCTTAGTTGACTATGTACTGTGGAATTAAGAAAGAAACTTGTGTGTTGTCtggttttaaaactgttttttaaggCATGTACTGTTgcttattttacctttttaattctCCCTgggtaacattttctttcttccacttagTGAACATCCCAAAATAGAATTTTACTTGAAAAACTTTACATCAGCCAAAGATGTTTTGTTTGCCATAAAGGAAGTAGGTTTCAGAGGGGGTAATTCCAATACAGGTAAGTAGACTTCAATACCTGGGAAGTAATATAGGAGAGGGTTATCAGTGATCAGACATGTAAAACAGTATTATGCTATTTTGTATGAGCAGATGTGAAATCCTCCTGGAACTGAAATATTGGCTAGGTCTGCATTTGATCATCTGAGATACATTTTCAATTTATAAGGGAAGTATACTAAAGTGTGttgatgtttcttatttttaaaaatataaagcatggTGATTTAGAATTCTCATATGTTGGATTGACTAGATATATAACATTGGAGAAGTATCTCTTTTAATGCTAAAAAGAAGTGAAGATCAATAGACTTATCTAATGAATGCAGACATGGCAGAAAGAATGAGAGTAGCACTACTGTTGACTCTGAAGAGAGACTTCTTAGAGGCACTAATCAGTCACCAAAGGGCTACACAGAGAGCACATGCACAGAAGTGGGAATCAGTTTTGTGTTTCTAACTGGCAATTGATGTGGGATAAGCAAATGTGAGGCTTCTAGGAGGCGGAGGGGGAACTAATATGGtttgtgaagagaaaaaaataggccTGGTAGATAATTAAACTTTCCCAGCTGATGCATCTGTTACAGAACTGGGTTCTATataattcttttgtgtgtgtgccccGCCCCACTGCCAGTTCTATATATAATTCTTAAACTTTGCAGCATCAAATGCTACAGGGAAACAGAAATGTGGTTTGAGCAGTGGTAAATGCTActtgtttgcttctttttcaaatttaggAAAAGCCTTGAAGCATACTGCTCAGAAATTCTTCACAGTAGATGCTGGAGTAAGAAAAGGGATCCCCAAAGTGGTGGTGGTATTTATTGATGGTTGGCCTTCTGATGACATCGAGGAAGCAGGCATTGTGGCCAGAGAATTTGGTGTCAACGTATTTATAGTTTCTGTGGCCAAGCCTATTCCTGAAGAACTGGGGATGGTTCAGGATGTTACATTTGTTGACAAGGTAAAGTGGTGTGAGGGTCATCTTCTGTTACAGTGATAGGTATTCCATTTTGGACCTCTAAGTGCAGTGCTGACTGCCTGTTATCTATATTAACTTGTAACATTCAGGATTTTCCACAGGTTTTAAGAAGAAACAACTTTTGATCCTTTTGGATATCTTTTATGTGTCTCCCCCATTAGGCTGTCTGTCGGAATAATGGCTTCTTCTCTTACCACATGCCCAACTGGTTTGGCACCACAAAATACGTAAAGCCTCTGGTACAGAAGCTGTGCACTCATGAACAAATGATGTGCAGCAAGACCTGTTATAACTCAGTGAACATTGCCTTTCTAATTGATGGCTCCAGCAGTGTTGGAGATAGCAATTTCCGCCTCATGCTTGAATTTGTTTCCAACATAGCCAAGACTTTTGAAATCTCGGACATTGGTGCCAAGATAGCTGCTGTACAGTTTACTTATGATCAGCGCACGGAGTTCAGTTTCACTGACTATAGCACCAAAGAGGATGTCCTAGCTGTTATCAGAAACATCCGCTATATGAGTGGTGGAACAGCTACTGGTGATGCCATTTCCTTTACTGTTAGAAATGTGTTTGGCCCTATAAGGGAGAGCCCCAACAAGAACTTCCTAGTAATTGTCACAGATGGGCAGTCCTATGATGATGTCCAAGGCCCTGCAGCTGCTGCACATGATGCAGGTAAGGTCCTTGTTCTTTATAGGAGAAGGGAACAGAAAAAAACGGTTCAGTGAATTTTaggagtaaataaaaatttaagcatTTCATTGAACAAACACCTGCAGCTTTACCCAATAGTAACTGTCAAAGCAGCCCTACTAATCTcattctacagataaggaaacaaactTCCTGGAAATGACACATCTAGTAAGTGGCAAGGCCAAGATCCAAACCCAGGcattctggctccagagtccacaTTCCTAACCACTGTATTGTTGGGAGAATTGTCATGAGAACCATGTCACGTTAAGGAAATGTTACAGGTGCTCACATTTAGCTCAAACTTGGACTATATCTCCAAATAGCCAGCTTATAACCTACCATGAATCTGCCATTCAGTAATTTATCCTAACTTTCCTGTGTAGGAAACAGgttgttgctctgtcaccaggttggagtgcagtggcatgatcagagctcactacaacctccaactattgggctcaagcaatcctcctgtgtcagccttccacgtagctaggatgacaggcatatgccactgcgcctggctaatttttaaatttttttttttgtagagacgggggtctcactttgttgcccaggctggtctcaaactcctgggctcaagcattcctcatacctcggcctcccaaagtgctgcgattacaggcataagccactgcacccaaccctaacttttattttagtcaaGTTTTGTCTGGCATGAGTTTCCTGAGATAAGGTCTCCCATAGTCTTTACCTATCCCCCttggccacgtgcagtggctcacacctataattccagcactttgggaggctgaggtgggcagatcacctgaggtcaggagttcaagaccagctgggccaacatggtaaaaaaccaatctctactaaaaatacaaaaattagccgggtgtggtaacatacacctgtaatcccagctactcaggaggctgaggcacgagagtcacttgaacccagaaggctgaggttgcagtgagctgaaatcgtgccatggcactccagcctgggtgacagagggagactctgtctcaaaaagaaaaaaaaccttcctttttctccccctTAAGATAATAAAAACACACTCTGGTGTTATAAAAGGGTGTaagaagtgtttctttttctttcttcctcacccCAGCCTTAATATTACTTTTGGCACAGGCCTCGTTCCTGAGGACATTAACATAATGTGTTGGAGATCAAATAGACCAACAAAAAGCTAAGATTCCCTTTCTGAGGATATAACTGAGTGACAGGAGGGAAGAATCAATGGACTTGCTGTTTTTATACTCTTCTGTACCTCCTTTTCCCTACTTAATTCCTAATGACATAACCTTTTTCCTTTCTACACATTAGTACCTCTGCCAATGTACTTACCTATTTTTACAGATACTGATGAAGGATTATTCTTAAGACAGAGAAGATATGCAACTTAAGTTCCACATCTAGcttataaaaagttttttttttttttgagatgaagtctcgctttgtcgcccaggctggagtgcagtggtgtgatcttggctcactgcaagctccgcctcccgggttcacgccattctcctgcctcagcctccgagtagctgggactacaggcgcacaccaccacgcccggctaatttttttgtatttttagtagggacggggtttcaccgtgttagccaagatggtctcgatcccctgacctcatgatctgcccgcctcggcctcccaaagtgctgggattacaggcgtgagccaccgcgcccggcataaaaagtattttttatacaTCAGCAACTAATCTGTGAAGACCTGTTTACTCTCATGTTCCTTAATACTTAGCTTACTGAACTTATAGATAACAGGATTATATTCAGGCTATAAAGTGATTAGGTTCATTAAACTTCAGAAGGCTGGACTACACCAAAATTGATTCATGAAAATTATCCCTTAGTGATATTTAAAGTTGCAAAGGCCAGAAAATAGGGTAGGATTTTAGGGCTAGATCacaactgtttttattttcagggtcttgctctgtcgcccagcctggagtacagtggtgtgattgttttatttttttaaactgtaattaTATGCTGGGCTTGAGCTAAAAAATCTGAACTAGAATGTAGAACTGAAAAGAAGTGAGGAAAActgaggggaaggaaaaaaatattttgactttttttttttttgccagggaGTAGGAGTCAGGAAAAGGAGACTGGAACAATTGGAAATTGTTCCAAGTAGCTTTTACATCATGTAAACCTGCTGTGTATCTTAGGTGTTTACCACTCTGAGCACTGTGTACCACTAGAAGGGGGATGAAGCTTTAGATCCGTAGAGGAAATCTATTACAGAAACTCCAAAAGCTATAGAAAATTGCACCCAGCATTAGATAGATGGTACTCTACACTAAGAATCTGCTAAAtgaggcccagtgtggtggctcacgcctgtaatcccagcactttgggaggccaaggcagatggatcgcttgagccctggagtttgagataagaccagcct
Proteins encoded in this region:
- the COCH gene encoding cochlin produces the protein MSAAWIPALSLGVCLLLLPGPAGSEGAAPIAITCFTRGLDIRKEKADVLCPGGCPLEEFSVYGNIVYASVSSICGAAVHRGVISNSGGPVRVYSLPGRENYSSVDANGIQSQVLSRWSASFTVTKGKSSTQEATGQAVSTAHPPTGKRLKKTPEKKTGNKDCKADIAFLIDGSFNIGQRRFNLQKNFVGKVALMLGIGTEGPHVGLVQASEHPKIEFYLKNFTSAKDVLFAIKEVGFRGGNSNTGKALKHTAQKFFTVDAGVRKGIPKVVVVFIDGWPSDDIEEAGIVAREFGVNVFIVSVAKPIPEELGMVQDVTFVDKAVCRNNGFFSYHMPNWFGTTKYVKPLVQKLCTHEQMMCSKTCYNSVNIAFLIDGSSSVGDSNFRLMLEFVSNIAKTFEISDIGAKIAAVQFTYDQRTEFSFTDYSTKEDVLAVIRNIRYMSGGTATGDAISFTVRNVFGPIRESPNKNFLVIVTDGQSYDDVQGPAAAAHDAGITIFSVGVAWAPLDDLKDMASKPKESHAFFTREFTGLEPIVSDVIRGICRDFLESQQ